The Chryseobacterium geocarposphaerae genomic sequence TTCATTAACGTTTATTGCAGACAACCAAACAGACAGAAATATTTTCGGATGGAATATGCCTCCTTCAATGGTTCAGATTTTCAACGGAATCTTCGTTGTATTATTAGCTGTTCCTTTCAGTTTATGTTGGGATAAATTAAGAGCAAAAGGAAAAGAGCCGGTTTCTCCGATGAAGCAGGCAATTGGTTTGGCTTTGATCGCTTTAAGTTATTTCATCATTGCACACAATGTAAAAGATCTTGGAAACTCAGGATTATTAGCTATCAAATGGTTAATGTTATTATATTTCATCCAGACTTGTGGTGAGCTTTGCTTATCTCCAATCGGATTATCATTGGTAGGAAAATTAGCTCCAAAAAGATTTGCTTCATTATTATATGGTGTATTCTTTATTTCCAATGCCGCTGGTTATGCATTGGCAGGTTCATTGGGAGCATTGATTCCGGCTACGGGTGATAAATTTAAAAAAGCACAGGAAATCGGAGTAAACCTTCAGGATGTTCTAGATAAAAAAGTTACTTTAAATGCTAATCAGGTTGCTGCTTTTGAAAAGGCCCAGTTACCGTTAGAAAACCCGACTTTTGCAGGTTTTGAAATCCACAACTTATTCGAATTCTTTATGGTATTCGTAGTTCTTTGTGGTATTGCTGCTGTAATCCTGGCTTTAATTTCACCAATATTAAAGAAAATGATGCACGGTGTGAACTAATCCGCATCAATAAAATACAACTAAAACCTCTGCTAAGTCAGAGGTTTTTTTTATTTTCGTGTGTTCTTTATCAAAAATTATAATTGTTGGCACATTGTTTCAATAATTCACTGATAAATCTTTAATTAAACTTAATCATATATAATTATGAGCAAAACTCTAGAAGAAATACAAAATTTTGAAGGGAAATACCCTAAGCAAATCTGGAGCCTTTTCTTCTCTGAAATGTGGGAACGTTTCTGTTTCTACGGAATGAGAGGAATGTTGGTTTTCTTTATGATCTCCCAACTCGATTTTCATGAAAAAGAAGCGAATCTTCAATACGGAGCCACACAGGCTTTCGTATATGCTTTTACTTTCGTTGGCGGACTTTTCGCCGATAAAATCCTGGGTTTCAGAAAATCTCTTTTCTGGGGTGGACTCTTAATGATTATAGGAAGTTTAATTCTGGCAGCAGATCCTCATAAATTTTTCTTCCTGGGAATTGCATTTACTGTAGTAGGAACAGGTTTCTTTAAACCTAATATTTCTTCTATGGTCGGGCAGCTTTACAAACCAAATGATTCAAGGGCAGATGCAGGATTTTCACTTTTCTACGCAGGAATTAACCTTGGAGCGTTACTTGGCGGATATTTATGTATTGCCATCGGAAAAGGAGAACTTTTTACCAGCATTATTCCTGAGGAATTAAGATGGCACTTAGCATTCGGATTTGCAGCTGTTGTAATGGTAATAAGTTTGATAAACTTCGTTTTCACTCAAAGAAGCTTAGGAACAATCGGGCTTCAACCGGGGCATCCTGACAATGAAGTAAAATCTGCTCCTATTCCAAAATGGAAAGAATACGGAACGTATGTTTTATCATTAATTTTCATTCCGATCATTTTGAAAATGGTCGAAAAAACAGAATACACGGATTATTTCATGTGGACAGTCGGGCCATTAACTTTGATCTATTTGTTCTATGAAATGACAAAAGTAACGGCTTCTGAACGTAAAAAACTTTGGGCTGCTTTAGTTTTCATTTTATTCTCAATTTTATTCTGGGGAATTTATGAGCAAAGTGGAGGTTCATTAAGCATTTTTGCTGCCAAAAACTTAAACAAAGACCTTCTTGGCTTAGATCCGAATGGAGTAAACAATTCCGGAGGAGCTTTCTTCATTATTTTTCTTGCCCCGCTAATCGGATTACTTTGGATTTGGCTGAATAAAAGAAAGATTGAACCTAATACCATAATTAAATTCGGTTTAGGGTTTGTTTTCTTAGGGTTGGGATATTATATTTTATTTGCCACTAGACTTTTTGCAGATCTTCAGGGAATTACTTCTTTGAATTTCTTCACCATTGCTTTATTAGTGATTACTTTGGGAGAACTTTGCCTCTCTCCTATCGGTTTATCTATTATGACGAAACTTTCCACAAAAAATCTTCAGGGAATGATGATGGGAATGTGGTTTTTGGCTTCAGCTTACGGACAGTATGTTGCAGGAATTATTGGAGCAGGCTTAGCCACTGCAAAAGAAGGTTCTACCAACTATGATGCTTTGATCACTTATACTGATGGATATAAACAATTGGGATTATATGCCGTAATTGCCGGAGTGGTATTAATTTTGATTTCCCCATTCGTGAAAAAATTAATGCAAGATGTAAAATAGAAATAAGTAAATACTTATTTTTACTTTAAATACCAAATTATGAAGAAAATTATAAGTATAATCTGCTTGTTTCTGTTGAGTTTCAACTTTGCACAGGTAAAATGGATCACAATTGAAGAGGCCTTAAAAGCTCAGAAAGAAAATCCTAAAAAAATATTGATCGATTTTTACGCAGAGTGGTGTGGTCCGTGTAAGATCATGGATAAAAAAACCTACGGGCATCAGATTATAGCTGATATTATCAATGAAAATTATTATCCCGTTAAATTTAATGCAGAAGAAAAAAAATCGCTTGAAATTTTTGGCAGAACATTTTCAAATCCGAATACTGAAGTAAAAAAAGGAAGAAATTCTTTGCACGAATTTACCCAATATATGAATGTAGGTGCTGTTCCAAGTACCGTATTTCTGGATGAAAACGGAGGACCAATCACTATTTTGCAAGGTGAATTGTCTGCTAAAGAACTGGAACCTTATTTAGAATTTATTTCAAAGGATATGTTCAAAAAAATCCGATCGCGAGAACAATGGGAAGATTATCAGAAAAAATTTAAATCTAAAATAAAAGATTAATTATGATTTCAAGGTTTAAAGTTTAATCTTAAAAAATATTATAGAGACTTTCAATTTTTTTGGAAGTCTTTTTTATTTTACCGAAATTCGGACCTTTATTTTTCCATTCAAAATCGAAGCACTCATTTCGAAACCTGAAAAATGAATCTTGAAACTTCCATAGAATATGTAAAAGGGATCGGTCCTGAAAAAGCCAAACTCATCAAAAATGTGTTAGGACTTTCAACCGTAGAAGATCTGCTGAACTTCTACCCTCTTCGTTATCTGGATAAAAGTAAAGTTCACAAAATATCCCAGCTTAACAACGTGAATACAGATGTTCAGCTGAAAGGAAAGATTACAAGCATTCAGGAAATACAAGCTGGAAAAACCAAAAGGCTGTCTGCAAAATTTAATGATGATACCGGCTCTATGGATCTGGTCTGGTTTCAGTATTCTAAATGGCTGAAAGAACAGATTCCGGTGAATAAGGAAATTTATATTTTCGGAAAGATCAATGTTTTTAATAATCAATTTTCAATGCCACATCCCGAAATTGAGATTGAAGAAAAAAAAGAAGCAGAGAATCGTTTAAAACCAATTTATCCAAGTTCTGAAAAGCTTACCAAAAGAGGCTTAAATCAGAAATTCTTTCAGACTATTCTAAGAAATATCTGCAAAGGAATTCCCAGTCTGATTGAAGAAAATATGCCTGAATATATGATGAAACATTTTAAGTTTTTGTCAAGACAGCATACGTATCTCAATATTCATTTTCCAAAAGATATAGAACACTTTGAAAAAGCCAATTACAGACTGAAGTTTGAAGAGTCTTTCTTTTTCCAGCTAGGGTACGCCTTAAAGAAACTCCATCATAAAACACAGTCACACGGTAATCCTTTCCCTATTGTAGGAGATTTTTTTACCGGGTTCTATGAAAATAATCTTCCGTTCGAACTTACCGGAGCCCAAAAAAGAGTATTGAAAGAAATTCGTCAGGATATGAAAAAACCGATCCAGATGAACAGGCTTTTGCAGGGTGATGTAGGTTCAGGAAAGACAATGGTTGCTTTATTAACCATGTTGATAGCTATGGATAACGGTTTCCAGAGCTGCATGATGGCTCCTACGGAAATTCTCGCTCAACAGCATTATAATGGTATTAAAGATCTCCTGACCGGAACCGGTATAAACGTCCGTCTTCTGACAGGCTCTACCAAGGCTTCTGAAAGAAAAGTTATTCATGAACAGCTTGAAAACGGAGAACTTTCTATTTTAGTGGGAACTCACGCCGTTTTGGAAGACAAAGTAAAGTTCAAGAATCTGGGATTGGCCATTATTGATGAACAGCACAGATTTGGAGTTGCCCAGCGCGCAAAACTTTGGGCTAAAAATAAAATTCCACCGCACATTCTGGTGATGACCGCCACACCTATTCCCAGAACACTGGCCATGAGCTTTTATTCAGATCTTGATGTGTCCGTAATCGACGAAATGCCGGTTGGAAGAAAACCAATTATCACAGCTCACAGGCGCGAAAAAGACAGAGCTTATGTTTATAATTTCTGCAGGGAGGAAATTCAAAAAGGGCGACAGGTATATTTTGTGTATCCATTAATTGAAGAATCTGAAACTTTAGATTATAAAAATCTAATGGTGGGACTGGAAAATGTAATGGATAATTTTCCAAAGTATAATGTGACCATGCTTCACGGAAAAATGAAACCGGATGAAAAAGACGCTGCCATGAGCTATTTTGCCTCAGGAAAAGCAGAAATCATGGTAGCGACAACAGTAATTGAAGTTGGGGTAAATGTTCCGAACGCATCCGTAATGGTTATTGAAAGCGCTGAAAGGTTTGGTTTATCACAGCTTCATCAATTGCGTGGTCGTGTTGGTCGCGGTGCAGAGCAAAGCTATTGTATTCTGATGACTTCTGATAAATTATCTTCTGACAGCAGAACGCGTATCAAAACCATGACGGAAACCAACGATGGTTTTAAAATCTCTGAAGTCGACATGAAACTTCGTGGGCCGGGAGATATTCTCGGAACCCAGCAAAGTGGTGTGGTAGATTTTAAAAGACTGGATCTGATTGAAGATTCGGCCATCATAAAACTGACCAAAAAAACCGTTGATAAAATTCTTGAGACAGATCCTCTCCTGGCTCGATCTGATAACCAATTGATCAAAAATTATTATTTAAGATATTACCGGGGAAAGAACAAATGGAGTAAAATTTCATAAAAAAAGTCGTGAAAAAAATTTTTCCACGACTTTTAAAAACTGTTATTAAGAAGAAATTGAAAGGCAAAATAAAAAACAAAATGAATTGAGTTTCCAAATATTATTATAAAAACCAACTATTTGAGTTAAGAGAAGATTCTTTTAACTGTTTGAGTTTTCATGATTGTACCGTTTTATTTAAAGATCTTCTACGCTTAAATTGAAAACTGTAACAATTCATTTTGTTTAACTAACGTTTTATTTAAGATTCAAGAGAGATAATAGTAACTTCTCTAGCATTATGCCTTTTATATAGTTTATTTGTGTTATTAATTTCTATTACAAAATTGACATATCCGCAGAAAAAAAAATTACATTATTATGATTATTTTTTACAAAATTATCACGTTAATGTGAAAATTTTGTAATGTATATTTTAAATAATCTTTATCCCATTTTCATAATAAAATTGCTCCTGTTCAGTCCAGAAGTCTGATATTGCCATATCATTGTAATAATTTCCGAAACCATTTTTTTAAGCTTACTATAGTCATCATTTAATTTCAAAAAGATATTCGCGCCGGAAATAAGAATTTTTTCTATTTCACTCTCCTCCAACTCATTGGAATAAACAACAAATATTGCCGAGCTATACCTTATATCATCTATTCTTTCTCTGATAAGCAGAAAATCGGTAGCCTGAATATCCTGATAATTTATAAAAACAACATCAGGAACACCATACATGGCTTTGTTTAAATATTGGCTTAAGTCTTCATCACTATAAAAATCCGTACATCTTATCTTTATTTTATGTTCTTGAAGTATTTTTCTTAAAAGAATAAGACTGTGTACGTTGGAGTCCAATAATGTGGCATTCAAAAACTCCTTATTCATACTAAACTTCTTATACTGAGTTCTATCTCTTTTTCTTTAAGACTTTTTCTTTTACTGATAATCTTTAAAAACAGAGAAGGGGTAAGACCTGTAATATTTTTAAACTGGCTGCTTAAATGAGCAACACTTGAATAATTAAGTCTTAACGAAATTTCTGTTAGACTGTATTTATTGCTTATCATCAATTCTTTAGCATATTCAATCTTTTGGATGATAATGAAGTTTTCAATAGAATTATAGGTAATTTCAGAAAAAAGATTGGATAAATATCCATAGCTGTGATTCAGCTTTTCTGAAATATAAATAGAAGCCTTCACAGAAATATTATTTTCCGAAAAAACAAGCTCTACAATTGCATCTTTTATTTTCTGCACCAGAGCTATCTTTTGGCTTTCAATAACCTCAATACCGTAATCTTGAAGTTTTTTCTTAAAAACCGTGTGCTGTTCCTGGGTGAAATCTTCATAAAACTCAACTTCTCCAAAATCGAGCATCCGATACTTCACTCCGTATTCTTTTAATTTTTCATCCAACACTTTCCTGCAGAGAGCATTGAAATCGAACTTAACATACATTTTCATCCTAACTTAAGTGTGTTTATATTCTAAGTAAATATACACATTATTTCAATAAAAAGTGATATAGGAAAATAAAAAAATTCCTGTATGATTTTGATACAGGAATTAAACACTAAGGATGAAAAAAAATATACTTACTAAAAGCTAAAAATGCTCATAACAAAGTATATGTACATTATATTTATATGCGACTTGATACCTGCAAATATGCCAAGATAATTAAATTCACATATTATAGAATTATAGCAAAATGTTATATAATTTTTAGTTCTTTAAGACATTTTCCATTAGAAAGTCATCCATAACAAAGCCGTTACCGATATCAAAAACCCCTTCATCATAAATTTTGTAGCCCTGTGACTCATAAAAATTTCTTGCTGAATTATGTTTATTTACGTTCAGGATAATCCTTTTATCTCCGTATTCGGAAACTTTATCATTTAAAAATAGCAGAGCCTTTTTACCCAATCCTTTGCCTTTGCTTTCAGGGACAAGATAAATCCTGTGAAGCTTTGTAGTTTTTTCTTCGTAGCTGTTTTCGTATCCTATAAAGCCCTCGTAGGAATCTTCATCTTTAATTAAAAAATAATGATAATCAGGATTTTGTAAATGATCGGCTATTTCTTCTTTAGAATACATTGTGTTCAGCATATATTCCATCTGCTCATCAGAAAGTATTTCTGCATAAGCATTTTCCCAGGATCTTCTTGCCAACTCCTGGATTAAAGGAATATCACTTTCTGTAGCTTTTATAAATTCCATTATAGTTAAATTTTATTAGTAAAAAAGGTGAAAAGCATTAAAACTTTTCACCTTATATGTTTATAGTAACTAAAAAATGTTACTGAAAATCTATTAAATATTTGCCATTTCAGCTTTAATCTTCGCATGAAGACCTTCTGAAGCAGGGACTAATGGAAGTCTTAAATAGTTTTTGATAATTCCCATTTCTGCCAAAATTACTTTAATTCCGCAAGGGTTTCCTTCTGCAAAAATCAATCTTGTGATTTCAACCAATTTATTGTGAATCTCATAAGCTTCATCCACTTTTCTATCAAAAGCCAGCTGAACCATTGTAGAAAATTCTTTTGGATAAGCCTGTCCGATTACAGAAATCACTCCGTTTCCACCTGCTAAAGTTACAGGAAGCGTATATTCATCATCTCCGGAAACTAAATTAAATCCTTCAGGTTTCTTTCTTAAAATATCAAAATACTGAAGAATGTTTGGTGCCGCTTCTTTGATTAAAAATAAATTCGGGAATTCTTTTGCCAAACGTAGTGTTGTTTCTGCTTCAATATTTTGTCCTGTTCTTGAAGGAACATTGTAAATAATAATGTTCTTTCCTGTAGAAGCAAGCGCTTTATAATGCTGATAAAGTCCTTCCTGATTAGGTTTGTTGTAATATGGAGATACAGAAAGTACGGCTTCAAATGCAGAAAGATCTGCTTCTTCAATCTGTTTCTTGACCTCAAGAGTATTATTTCCGCCAATTCCTAGCACCAAAGGAACGCGTTTATTATTAACCTTAATGATATGCTCAATTACCTGTTTCTTCTCTTCAGCAGAAAGCGTTGCAGCTTCGGCTGTAGTCCCCAAAACAACTAAATAATTGGTTCCGTTTTCGATGTTGTAGTCGACTAATTTTGTTAAACTATCAAAATCTACGGATAAATCTTCATTAAAGGGTGTTACCAATGCAACACCTACTCCTTTTAAAATGCTCATCTGTTAGAATTATTTTTGTCAAATTTAATCATTTACGCTAAGAATTTATAATAAATAATAATGTTTTATTCTACATATAATTATATTTGCATATACTAAAAGAGATTATGAAAAATAAATTCATATTACTAGAAATTGCTTTGGTAACACTATCCGCTTGTAAGACGGCTTCTTCGGCCTCTTCTGTACAGCTTGTGGAGGTGAAAACCCAGAAAAACATTTCTATTAATAATGAGCTAAAGAATGATGATGAGTTTGTAAAAATTATTGAACCTTATAAGCAGAAACTGGATAAGGAGATGAATCAGAAAATCTCCCATACCAATATAGATCTTACCAAGCAAGGGGATAACAGTAATTTGGGTAATCTTTTAGCAGACTATACATTCGATGGGGCTAATGAGTGGGCGAAGAAAAATCTTCAGAAAAATGTCGACGCGGCGCTGATCAATATCGGGGGCATCCGTACAACGATCGGTAAAGGCGATATCTTGCTGAAAAGTGTATTTGAAGTAATGCCTTTCGAAAATGAGGTAATCATTGTAAAAATGAAAGGAGCAGATTTACAGGGTCTTTATGATTATTATGCCAAAACTCAGGTGAATAATCCTGTTTCCCATTTATACATTGAAACCAATAACGGGCAATTAACCAAAACTTTAATCAACGGAAAGGCAGTAAACCCAACTCAGGATTACTATATTGCTACATCAGATTATCTGGCTTTGGGTGGTGACAACATGAAATTCTTTGCTAAAGGAGAATCTATCCCGACAGGAATTAAGTTAAGAGATCTTTTTATTGATTATTTTAAGAAAACTCCTGAAGTTGTAGTAAACAATGATGTTCGTTTAAATTTTATCGGTAAGAAATAATGGATAGAAAAAGTTTTTTAAAAGCAATAGGTGGCGGAACTTTAGCAATGGCTTTAGCTCCCAATATGATGATGGCGGAAGAATTCAATATTCTTGACTTAAAATCCGCAAACAAACTGACCATTCTTCATACCAACGATCAGCACAGCAGAATAGAGCCTTTTGATGCAAGCTATACTAAAAATCCTAATCAGGGAGGTTTTGCAAGAAGGGCTAGCTTAATTCAGCAAATCAGAAGTCAGGAAAGCAATCTTTTACTTTTGGATTCCGGAGATATTTTTCAGGGAACTCCTTATTTCAACTTTTTCGGAGGTGAACTGGAGTTTAAACTAATGTCCATGATGAAGTACGACGCTTCAACAATGGGGAATCATGATTTTGATAACGGTTTAGATGGATTTTTAAAGGTTTTACCTAATGCAAAGTTCCCTTTTATCTGTTCAAATTATGATTTTAAGAATACTGTTCTGGACGGAAAAACTTCCCAATACAAGATTTTTAATAAAAACGGAATTAAGGTCGGACTTTTCGGGGTAGGAATTCAATTGGACGGATTAGTGGGTAAAAAGCAATATGGAGAAACGGTGTATTCAGATCCTATTGATGTGGCTCAACATTATTCCAATTTCCTAAAAAATGAACAAAAATGTGATCTGGTAATCTGTCTTTCGCACATCGGCTACGATTACAAAGACGAGCCCAATAAAGTAAGCGATAAAATCTTAGCTGCCCAAACTGAGAATATTGATATTATTTTGGGTGGTCATACTCATACTTTCTTACCGGAACCACAAACTTTTACCAACAGAGCGGGTAAAAACGTTCTGGTAAACCAGGTTGGATGGGCAGGTCTTCTATTGGGGAGAATAGATTTCTTTTTCGATTCAAATAAAAACGTAAAACATATTTCCTGGAATAATCAGGTAATTGACAGCAGCATAATAGCATAACATGAAAAAACTTTTAATTTCTCTTGGCGTTTTAGCTTCTCTGCATTTTATCAATGCACAAAACATTACTTCAAAAAAGTGGCAGGACATATTTTCTTATAATAATGTACTGGCTATGAAAGAGGATAATGGAAAAATAAT encodes the following:
- a CDS encoding peptide MFS transporter, whose amino-acid sequence is MSKTLEEIQNFEGKYPKQIWSLFFSEMWERFCFYGMRGMLVFFMISQLDFHEKEANLQYGATQAFVYAFTFVGGLFADKILGFRKSLFWGGLLMIIGSLILAADPHKFFFLGIAFTVVGTGFFKPNISSMVGQLYKPNDSRADAGFSLFYAGINLGALLGGYLCIAIGKGELFTSIIPEELRWHLAFGFAAVVMVISLINFVFTQRSLGTIGLQPGHPDNEVKSAPIPKWKEYGTYVLSLIFIPIILKMVEKTEYTDYFMWTVGPLTLIYLFYEMTKVTASERKKLWAALVFILFSILFWGIYEQSGGSLSIFAAKNLNKDLLGLDPNGVNNSGGAFFIIFLAPLIGLLWIWLNKRKIEPNTIIKFGLGFVFLGLGYYILFATRLFADLQGITSLNFFTIALLVITLGELCLSPIGLSIMTKLSTKNLQGMMMGMWFLASAYGQYVAGIIGAGLATAKEGSTNYDALITYTDGYKQLGLYAVIAGVVLILISPFVKKLMQDVK
- a CDS encoding helix-turn-helix domain-containing protein → MKMYVKFDFNALCRKVLDEKLKEYGVKYRMLDFGEVEFYEDFTQEQHTVFKKKLQDYGIEVIESQKIALVQKIKDAIVELVFSENNISVKASIYISEKLNHSYGYLSNLFSEITYNSIENFIIIQKIEYAKELMISNKYSLTEISLRLNYSSVAHLSSQFKNITGLTPSLFLKIISKRKSLKEKEIELSIRSLV
- a CDS encoding 5'-nucleotidase C-terminal domain-containing protein; the encoded protein is MKNKFILLEIALVTLSACKTASSASSVQLVEVKTQKNISINNELKNDDEFVKIIEPYKQKLDKEMNQKISHTNIDLTKQGDNSNLGNLLADYTFDGANEWAKKNLQKNVDAALINIGGIRTTIGKGDILLKSVFEVMPFENEVIIVKMKGADLQGLYDYYAKTQVNNPVSHLYIETNNGQLTKTLINGKAVNPTQDYYIATSDYLALGGDNMKFFAKGESIPTGIKLRDLFIDYFKKTPEVVVNNDVRLNFIGKK
- the recG gene encoding ATP-dependent DNA helicase RecG; its protein translation is MNLETSIEYVKGIGPEKAKLIKNVLGLSTVEDLLNFYPLRYLDKSKVHKISQLNNVNTDVQLKGKITSIQEIQAGKTKRLSAKFNDDTGSMDLVWFQYSKWLKEQIPVNKEIYIFGKINVFNNQFSMPHPEIEIEEKKEAENRLKPIYPSSEKLTKRGLNQKFFQTILRNICKGIPSLIEENMPEYMMKHFKFLSRQHTYLNIHFPKDIEHFEKANYRLKFEESFFFQLGYALKKLHHKTQSHGNPFPIVGDFFTGFYENNLPFELTGAQKRVLKEIRQDMKKPIQMNRLLQGDVGSGKTMVALLTMLIAMDNGFQSCMMAPTEILAQQHYNGIKDLLTGTGINVRLLTGSTKASERKVIHEQLENGELSILVGTHAVLEDKVKFKNLGLAIIDEQHRFGVAQRAKLWAKNKIPPHILVMTATPIPRTLAMSFYSDLDVSVIDEMPVGRKPIITAHRREKDRAYVYNFCREEIQKGRQVYFVYPLIEESETLDYKNLMVGLENVMDNFPKYNVTMLHGKMKPDEKDAAMSYFASGKAEIMVATTVIEVGVNVPNASVMVIESAERFGLSQLHQLRGRVGRGAEQSYCILMTSDKLSSDSRTRIKTMTETNDGFKISEVDMKLRGPGDILGTQQSGVVDFKRLDLIEDSAIIKLTKKTVDKILETDPLLARSDNQLIKNYYLRYYRGKNKWSKIS
- a CDS encoding GNAT family N-acetyltransferase; protein product: MEFIKATESDIPLIQELARRSWENAYAEILSDEQMEYMLNTMYSKEEIADHLQNPDYHYFLIKDEDSYEGFIGYENSYEEKTTKLHRIYLVPESKGKGLGKKALLFLNDKVSEYGDKRIILNVNKHNSARNFYESQGYKIYDEGVFDIGNGFVMDDFLMENVLKN
- a CDS encoding thioredoxin family protein, yielding MKKIISIICLFLLSFNFAQVKWITIEEALKAQKENPKKILIDFYAEWCGPCKIMDKKTYGHQIIADIINENYYPVKFNAEEKKSLEIFGRTFSNPNTEVKKGRNSLHEFTQYMNVGAVPSTVFLDENGGPITILQGELSAKELEPYLEFISKDMFKKIRSREQWEDYQKKFKSKIKD
- the dapA gene encoding 4-hydroxy-tetrahydrodipicolinate synthase, giving the protein MSILKGVGVALVTPFNEDLSVDFDSLTKLVDYNIENGTNYLVVLGTTAEAATLSAEEKKQVIEHIIKVNNKRVPLVLGIGGNNTLEVKKQIEEADLSAFEAVLSVSPYYNKPNQEGLYQHYKALASTGKNIIIYNVPSRTGQNIEAETTLRLAKEFPNLFLIKEAAPNILQYFDILRKKPEGFNLVSGDDEYTLPVTLAGGNGVISVIGQAYPKEFSTMVQLAFDRKVDEAYEIHNKLVEITRLIFAEGNPCGIKVILAEMGIIKNYLRLPLVPASEGLHAKIKAEMANI
- a CDS encoding type 1 periplasmic-binding domain-containing protein; the encoded protein is MNKEFLNATLLDSNVHSLILLRKILQEHKIKIRCTDFYSDEDLSQYLNKAMYGVPDVVFINYQDIQATDFLLIRERIDDIRYSSAIFVVYSNELEESEIEKILISGANIFLKLNDDYSKLKKMVSEIITMIWQYQTSGLNRSNFIMKMG
- a CDS encoding bifunctional metallophosphatase/5'-nucleotidase, yielding MDRKSFLKAIGGGTLAMALAPNMMMAEEFNILDLKSANKLTILHTNDQHSRIEPFDASYTKNPNQGGFARRASLIQQIRSQESNLLLLDSGDIFQGTPYFNFFGGELEFKLMSMMKYDASTMGNHDFDNGLDGFLKVLPNAKFPFICSNYDFKNTVLDGKTSQYKIFNKNGIKVGLFGVGIQLDGLVGKKQYGETVYSDPIDVAQHYSNFLKNEQKCDLVICLSHIGYDYKDEPNKVSDKILAAQTENIDIILGGHTHTFLPEPQTFTNRAGKNVLVNQVGWAGLLLGRIDFFFDSNKNVKHISWNNQVIDSSIIA